The following coding sequences are from one Triticum aestivum cultivar Chinese Spring chromosome 5A, IWGSC CS RefSeq v2.1, whole genome shotgun sequence window:
- the LOC123102154 gene encoding uncharacterized protein At3g49140, producing the protein MLTLMAAAAAAAPDQSFFSRSRRPTQPPSLFKAGRSALPPLCGSGQSHHSSHCRCHCSWSSTPHARRSSQCRASATPDHPDEPPSSGRGGRYHPWEDIAETLQLDDGEPARLTDAESARTIVEVNNNATVMISTLIDDGVHERIILPEFPYLTDENGDIYFEVDNDDVVMENIMGDDKIAHVIIGLDNTDVFADLDLAAASSTSFAQEEEEEEEEDDDSNDSDDEYEEEGIYAVDEEDGDDDGDDDEEDDDAPNWSNLETVNSCHPLYFARMIVENASKSSIDWLDRPPASLVVEGQLRPAFAEESTMVSRHLLNGDEPLKDDKKGSGATFFKVEVLSIELITAYGTEPKVKIEEYRKSRPDIIAHSAPNIISRLRAGGDKITQALKSLCWRCKAIQVEEAAIIGVDCLGFDLRLCSGTQVQTLRFAFPTKASSEFSAEKQIHELLFPRRIHQEGESPQAQPKEY; encoded by the exons ATGCTGACGCTGATGGCGGCCGCCGCTGCAGCAGCGCCGGACCAATCCTTCTTCTCCCGCTCCCGCCGCCCCACGCAGCCGCCTAGCCTGTTCAAAGCCGGCCGCTCCGCCCTCCCGCCGCTGTGTGGCAGCGGTCAGAGCCATCACTCCTCGCACTGTCGCTGTCACTGCTCCTGGAgcagcaccccgcacgcacgccGGAGCAGCCAATGCCG TGCCAGTGCGACGCCGGACCACCCGGACGAGCCGCCGTCGTCGGGGAGAGGCGGCCGTTACCATCCTTGGGAGGACATCGCCGAGACGCTTCAGCTCGACGACGGAGAGCCGGCGCGCCTCACCGACGCCGAATCCGCCCGAACAATCGTCGAG GTGAACAACAATGcaacggtgatgatctccacgctcATCGATGACGGTGTGCACGAGAGGATCATCTTGCCGGAGTTCCCCTACTTGACTGACGAGAATGGAG ATATTTACTTCGAGGTCGACAACGACGACGTGGTCATGGAAAACATTATGGGCGACGACAAGATTGCG CATGTTATCATTGGACTCGATAACACAGATGTCTTTGCTGACTTGGATCTAGCAGCGGCGTCATCGACTTCATTtgcacaagaagaagaagaggaggaggaagaggacgatgattcCAACGATTCTGACGATGAATATGAGGAG GAGGGTATATATGCTGTTGATGAAGAAGACGgggatgacgacggcgatgatgatgaagaagatgacgatGCACCTAACTGGTCCAACCTTGAAACCGTAAATTCCTGTCATCCACTATACTTTGCGAGGATGATTGTGGAG AATGCGAGCAAATCAAGTATAGATTGGTTGGACCGACCACCTGCAAGCCTTGTTGTTGAGGGTCAGCTGAGACCTGCGTTTGCTGAAGAGAGCACCATGGTTTCCAGGCATTTATTAAATG GTGATGAACCACTCAAAGACGACAAAAAGGGAAGTGGGGCTACATTTTTCAAGGTTGAAGTTCTGAGCATTGAGCTGATCACTGCATATGGTACAGAG CCCAAGGTAAAGATAGAAGAATACCGGAAATCTAGACCCGACATCATCGCGCACTCTGCACCAAACATAATATCACGCTTGAGAGCCGGTGGAGACAAGATAACACAAGCTCTGAAATCACTCTGTTGGAGGTGCAAGGCCATTCAAGTAGAG GAAGCAGCAATCATCGGCGTCGACTGCCTTGGGTTTGACTTGAGACTGTGCTCAGGAACACAAGTGCAGACACTGAGATTTGCTTTCCCTACAAAG GCTAGTTCGGAGTTCAGCGCAGAGAAGCAAATACACGAGCTTCTGTTTCCTAGGAGGATACATCAAGAAGGGGAGTCACCACAGGCTCAACCCAAAGAGTACTGA